A genomic segment from Bacteroidia bacterium encodes:
- a CDS encoding OsmC family protein, with protein sequence MKTSKIVYTGGLRTKAIHLKSQQEIITDAPVDNNGKGEAFSPTDLMSTSLGCCMVTIMGILAERKGWNIEGTELEITKIMGTEPRRVTGIRVEISVPARSFSEKEKQMLENAAKTCPVAFSLHPELEQDISFVWVK encoded by the coding sequence ATGAAAACATCAAAAATTGTTTATACAGGCGGTCTCCGGACGAAGGCGATCCACCTGAAATCGCAGCAGGAGATCATCACCGATGCACCGGTGGATAATAACGGAAAGGGGGAGGCATTTTCTCCGACCGATCTGATGAGTACTTCACTGGGATGCTGCATGGTGACGATCATGGGAATTCTGGCAGAGCGAAAAGGATGGAATATTGAGGGAACCGAACTGGAGATCACGAAAATTATGGGAACAGAACCGAGGAGGGTAACCGGTATCCGGGTGGAGATCAGCGTGCCGGCGCGTAGTTTTTCGGAGAAGGAGAAGCAGATGCTGGAGAATGCGGCGAAAACCTGTCCTGTTGCATTCAGCCTGCATCCTGAACTTGAGCAGGACATCAGCTTCGTTTGGGTAAAATAA